GTTGTGATGTCCGTTCAATAGTCGCCTGAGCCCGCATATCTGTGGGGTCATCATGGTAAAGGTAAATAGAAAAGTTGCCTGCAGGCACGATTAATCCTCTTTCTGGAAGAGAGCAATTTCGCGCGCCAGGGCCAACTGAGGTTCAGAGATAACTTCTACGCGCTCTTTCGCCAGTGGCCATGCGCTCCGAATAGCATTTTCAATCAGTGTTGCACCGCCGCCAGTCAGCAGCACGCGGTTAACGTTGCGGAAGTTAGTCAGTTCACTAACGATACGAACTCCCAGCGATTCGATTGCTTCTTCAATTTTGTCAACGACATAGTCAATTCTTGAAGCATCATTAATGATGCTGTTAAGAAATGCACGATCTTTTCTGCTGCGGATAACCTTATCAGCAATGAGCGGGCTGGTTTCAGTATCTGCAGTACGCAATGCCGCTTGAGCTGCACGGGTGACCTGAGATACGCCAATCGATGGATTACCATGAATTGCGCTGATATCTTCAAATTTACCCACTATCACACCGGCATCAAGCGTTGTTCCACCAAGATCGATAATCAGCGTTGTTTCGCCAGCACCGGGTTGAATCTCTGACAGGCGGCTGAACGCTGCAGGTAGAGACTCCGGCATAACTATGACATCACGAACCGTAAACACTTCCCCCTTATTCAGGGAAATACTACGCAGCAGATTAGCTTTTTTGCGCGCAATATTATCTTCGTTCTTCTGACAGTCCTGATCATAGTATTCGCTGAGTGGCAGCGTCACTGTCAGCATCACATCCTGCGGTTGTAGCCCACAGTTCAGCAGCGCGTGATGTACCGCCAGCAGATTCAAATCACCATATTGATATTCGACATTGGTAGTCGACACGGCATCGCGGCTAACGCTATCCCATGAATATTTCATTGTGCCAATCAGGTAGTTAAACGCCCCTCCGAAATCAGCCACTTTCCAGCCATGTCGGAATGAGTTTGGTGATACCACGGTTTTCATCTCACCATCTTCAAACCATGCCAGCTTAACGTTTGTAGAACCATCATCGCAGTAAACATTCATCATTTTGAACCCTTTGTTTTGCTCAATTTGAGCATAACAATACACCACATACAGATTAGGTCAACTTATTTAGCTCAGATTGAGTAGAACAAAAAGCCATTAACGACAAAAACACCAT
This Klebsiella sp. WP3-W18-ESBL-02 DNA region includes the following protein-coding sequences:
- the parM gene encoding plasmid segregation protein ParM domain-containing protein, with the protein product MNVYCDDGSTNVKLAWFEDGEMKTVVSPNSFRHGWKVADFGGAFNYLIGTMKYSWDSVSRDAVSTTNVEYQYGDLNLLAVHHALLNCGLQPQDVMLTVTLPLSEYYDQDCQKNEDNIARKKANLLRSISLNKGEVFTVRDVIVMPESLPAAFSRLSEIQPGAGETTLIIDLGGTTLDAGVIVGKFEDISAIHGNPSIGVSQVTRAAQAALRTADTETSPLIADKVIRSRKDRAFLNSIINDASRIDYVVDKIEEAIESLGVRIVSELTNFRNVNRVLLTGGGATLIENAIRSAWPLAKERVEVISEPQLALAREIALFQKED